AGTACTACATCAGACGATATTTCAAGGCCAAATAGCGAGTATCCATCAATAATTCTTGTTTCTTTGCTTCCAATGGAAGTCTCAAAAATATCGGACAAAGATGGTGCAGGATCGCTTGAAATAACAAGTACCTTCTTCCCTTCAAGGGCAATTTTTACAGCTATAGCAGAGGCGCATGTAGTTTTGCCAACCCCTCCCTTTCCACCGACCATGATAAGTTTAATATTCTCAGATAAGGTATTTTTCAGTCCCATGTTTTAATACAAACCATAAATTTAAGGAGTTAAGAAGGGAAGAAGGTAAAAAATCATTCAAAAGGCAGCGCCTTATCCCTTCAGCTTCTTATTTTATAATGATAACACTATAAATAAGGGGGTAGTCAAGGATTGCAGCAAATATAAACAATTATTTTTTCTCTTCCATGACCTTGTTTATGACATTACTCAATTCATGGATCTGGAAAGGTTTGGGAACTATACCGCTAAAACCGTATTCCTTGAATTTACCCATGATCGGGTCATTCGAATAGCCGCTCGATACGATTGCCTTGACACAGGGGTCTATTTCGATAAGTTTCTTTACCGTTTCTTCTCCGCCCATACCACCTGGGACGGTCAAGTCGAGTATCACAACATCAAAGGGCTTGCCCGATACCATAGCTGTTCTGTACTGACCAATGGCATCCTTGCCGTCTCTTACAGATTCCACATCATACCCAAGGGCAATTAATATTTCACAAATAGTATTCGCAACGATCTCCTCATCATCCATAAGGAGTACCCTGCCTTTACCTCGAATGGGCTTCTCTCTGTCTTTTGCCGGGGCTTCTGCCTTTTTCTTCGATGCCTTCAGATATATATAAAATGTTGTCCCCATACCTGGAGTTGAATCAACGGTAATATAACCTTCATGTTTTTTTATAATAGAATAGGTTGTCGCTAACCCGATACCGCTCCCCCTTTGTTTTGTTGTAAAATACGGGTCAAATATTTTATCAAGATACTCTTTATGTATACCAATCCCACGGTCTTCAATCGCTATCTTTATATACTTCCCTTTTTCCAGCAGAATCCCGCTTACTGCGCTTCCATCTTTGAGCACAATATTCATTGCCCTGATAAATATAATCCCGCCCTGGGGCATAGCCTGTTCTGCATTAATAACAATATTATTGATTACCTGATGCATAAGCCCCTCATCAATATCAACAGGATATAAATTCTCAGCCAGATCAAATTCGCATCGAACCGGAGAGCCTGTAAGGGCAAAACGTGCAGAATCTTTTAATATTGCTCCAATCGATAAGGTCTTTTTAATTGGCGACCCTCCTTTAGAGAACGTAAGGAGCTGCTGGGTCAGATCTTTTGCTCTGAATATTGCTTTCTCGGCATCCGACAATTTTTCATGTACCTTGTCGTCTTCCGGCTTGGTAAACATCTTTGCAATGGAGATGTTGCCCAGAATGGCTGCAAGTATGTTGTTAAAATCATGTGCAATTCCACCGGCAAGAACGCCCACCGATTCAATTTTGTTCATTTTAAGAAGCTCTTTTTCCGCTTTCCTTTTTTCAGTAATGTCGAGTAATACAAACACTGCCCCATAAATTTCTTGGTTTTGACCCATTATAGGCGCTCCACTGCCCGTAATAACAGTCTCCCTGTCATCCCTGGAAATAAGTTTTATGCTGTCGGAAAAACCGACTATTCTGCCTATTCTCAACACCTTCTCCGCAGGGTTCTCCATGCGCTCACCTGTTTTCTCATTTACAACATGCAGTACCTCATGCAATTTCCGGCCAACAGCCTCTTCCTGGCTCCATCCGGTTAAATCCTCTGCAACTTTGTTTATAAACATTATCTTGCCTTCTGTATCAGTGGAAATCACACCATCAACAATTGATTGCAATGTAATTGCCAACCGTTCCTTTTCTTCAGATAATGCTTTGGCGGCCTGTTTTCTTTCCGTAATATCGCGTGCAAAAAATACAAAATATTCCTTTTCTTTAAAGTTTAAATAATTACCGAGTATCTCTACCGGGAAAACCCTGCCGTCTTTTGAGCGTTGACGTGTTTCAAATGTAACAGTGCCGAGCTTTTTTGCCGTCTTCCATGCGTTTTTCTTTTCCTGAGCCGAAAGATAATTGTCTAAATCATTGACATGCATGGCAAGAAGTTCCTCGCGCGAATACCCGAGCGAACGGCACGAAGCTTCATTGACATAAACGAACTGTCCATCAGGTCCCACCCAGAAGATATTGTCCGATGCATGATCAACTACAAACTGGGTTTGCAGTAGCATTTCT
This Pseudomonadota bacterium DNA region includes the following protein-coding sequences:
- a CDS encoding PAS domain S-box protein; the protein is MSLLKDAPVRKKLIIVIFLIVGITALFSSIFMIGSRIYIQRFITLKEITIQAQGMGMTCSTPLIFNDHKTAKEILLTFRMNPKIIYAAIYDRQNKVFVSFIREDFQKKDIEPPRSFKDGYHFAIDHLAFTHQILVGAEHVGTVYMIYSLKTVYFNILLDIAILSIVSIMTIVFALLFFSKLQHMIAKPIIDLSNLMHSISKDKNYSLRALVQNKDEIGVLAAGFNEMLTEIQRRDNELEKYSQYLEEEVAKRTGALSHLNEKMAVELAERKKTEEMLLQTQFVVDHASDNIFWVGPDGQFVYVNEASCRSLGYSREELLAMHVNDLDNYLSAQEKKNAWKTAKKLGTVTFETRQRSKDGRVFPVEILGNYLNFKEKEYFVFFARDITERKQAAKALSEEKERLAITLQSIVDGVISTDTEGKIMFINKVAEDLTGWSQEEAVGRKLHEVLHVVNEKTGERMENPAEKVLRIGRIVGFSDSIKLISRDDRETVITGSGAPIMGQNQEIYGAVFVLLDITEKRKAEKELLKMNKIESVGVLAGGIAHDFNNILAAILGNISIAKMFTKPEDDKVHEKLSDAEKAIFRAKDLTQQLLTFSKGGSPIKKTLSIGAILKDSARFALTGSPVRCEFDLAENLYPVDIDEGLMHQVINNIVINAEQAMPQGGIIFIRAMNIVLKDGSAVSGILLEKGKYIKIAIEDRGIGIHKEYLDKIFDPYFTTKQRGSGIGLATTYSIIKKHEGYITVDSTPGMGTTFYIYLKASKKKAEAPAKDREKPIRGKGRVLLMDDEEIVANTICEILIALGYDVESVRDGKDAIGQYRTAMVSGKPFDVVILDLTVPGGMGGEETVKKLIEIDPCVKAIVSSGYSNDPIMGKFKEYGFSGIVPKPFQIHELSNVINKVMEEKK